The Hydrogenophaga sp. BPS33 genome window below encodes:
- a CDS encoding HupE/UreJ family protein — MHSLLQDRLPRSPWATWQSRLLLLSALFILLLIGTSEAFAHAVTAGDKGYIQEISGVNLLPFMYLGAKHMMTGYDHLLFLFGVIFFLYRLSHIGLYVSLFALGHSTTMILGVYFNVGINSYLIDAIIGLSVVYKALDNLGAFQRWLGFQPNTKIATLVFGLFHGFGLSTKILEYEISPDGLVPNLLAFNVGVEIGQLLALTVILIGMSYWRRTPSFIRNAYTANVAMMSAGFILVGMQLTGFFVS; from the coding sequence ATGCACAGCCTTCTTCAAGACAGGCTGCCACGTTCGCCATGGGCGACGTGGCAGTCACGTCTCTTGCTACTTTCGGCGCTCTTCATCTTGTTGCTCATTGGGACCTCCGAGGCTTTCGCCCATGCGGTGACCGCTGGCGACAAGGGCTACATCCAGGAAATATCGGGCGTCAACCTGCTGCCCTTCATGTACCTGGGTGCCAAGCACATGATGACCGGCTACGACCACCTGCTGTTCCTGTTTGGGGTGATCTTCTTCCTGTACCGGCTTTCCCACATCGGTCTGTATGTGAGCCTGTTCGCATTGGGACACTCCACCACCATGATCCTGGGCGTTTACTTCAACGTCGGGATCAACAGCTATCTGATCGACGCGATCATTGGTCTGTCGGTCGTCTACAAAGCTTTGGACAACCTGGGTGCTTTTCAGCGGTGGCTGGGGTTTCAGCCCAACACCAAGATCGCCACCCTGGTGTTTGGCCTGTTCCACGGCTTTGGCCTGTCCACCAAGATCCTGGAGTACGAAATCTCCCCAGACGGACTGGTGCCCAACCTGCTCGCCTTCAACGTGGGTGTGGAAATCGGGCAACTGCTGGCATTGACGGTCATCCTGATCGGCATGAGCTATTGGCGCCGCACCCCCAGTTTCATCCGCAATGCCTACACCGCCAACGTCGCCATGATGAGCGCGGGCTTCATCTTGGTGGGCATGCAGCTCACCGGCTTCTTCGTATCGTGA